In the genome of Lacerta agilis isolate rLacAgi1 chromosome 2, rLacAgi1.pri, whole genome shotgun sequence, one region contains:
- the OTOP3 gene encoding proton channel OTOP3 has protein sequence MDIKATARQRHHPQEAGEDETASPNPEGWKINYEKSWLHRHCSSLILRDKQAQKAGRLFSGLMAMNVVFLGSAFICSMIFNKVVITLEDVWIFLSILKILALGWMASYLLFTRRKPHAILYRDAHAGPMWVKGSLILFGTCSVLLHMFRIGYNIIHIQCKSQVALLFPSIGILFICIQTYFIWCHAKDCTQVHHNFTRCGLMLTLAINLLLWLLAVTDDSVHKEIESEQNNTMQRDEGNGTSSCKCSNTTGCKVFQNGYILLYPFNTEYCLICCSMLYVMWKNVGRRIAQHHNTCAKPRVKPHGVIFGPLLGIIAVIAGICIFMVYQIQATSSSPSHQAFILYYSYYIGLLPVMTLGALIGTITHGLEERELDTLKNPTRSLDVVLLMGAALGQIGISYFSIVAIVATDPTDLLNSIILAYSVSLIIQHITQNIFIIEGLHRKPLPVNEARSQAEHSRNGSTSTRSPHSEHMIVSPGCREPVSSTANKEADPNEGEKCERASVPKFCNPERRQDIRKASQTYIQTYSHLNWKRKALREISSFLIMCNIILWIMPSFGAHPVFENGIEKSFYGYSTWFVIVNFGLPLGVFYRMHSVGDLLEVYQSA, from the exons ATGGATATCAAAGCAACAGCGCGTCAGAGACACCATCCCCAGGAAGCTGGAGAAGATGAGACTGCTTCCCCCAACCCAGAGGGCTGGAAGATCAACTACGAGAAGTCGTGGCTACACCGTCATTGCTCTTCCTTGATCCTCCGCGACAAGCAGGCCCAGAAGGCCGGGCGGCTTTTCTCAGGACTGATGGCCATGAACGTGGTGTTCCTGGGCAGTGCCTTCATCTGCAGCATGATTTTCAACAAGGTGGTCATTACGCTGGAAGACGTCTGGATCTTCCTCTCCATCCTCAAGATCCTGGCCTTAGGCTGGATGGCTAGCTATTTATTGTTCACCAGGAGGAAGCCACATGCTATCTTGTACCGGGATGCCCATGCAGGGCCCATGTGGGTGAAAG GTTCTCTAATCCTGTTTGGCACTTGCAGTGTCCTCCTGCACATGTTCCGGATTGGGTACAACATTATCCATATTCAGTGTAAATCCCAGGTGGCCCTTTTGTTCCCATCCATAGGAATCCTTTTCATCTGCATTCAG ACTTACTTTATATGGTGCCATGCAAAGGATTGCACCCAGGTTCACCACAACTTCACAAG ATGTGGGCTAATGCTGACCTTAGCCATTAACCTCTTGCTGTGGCTCTTAGCAGTGACCGATGACTCAGTTCACAAGGAAATTGAATCAGAACAAAACAATACCATGCAGAGAGATGAAG GCAATGGGACCAGCTCCTGCAAGTGCTCCAACACAACAGGCTGCAAGGTCTTCCAGAATGGCTATATTTTGCTGTACCCCTTCAACACAGAATACTGCCTGATCTGCTGCTCCATGCTTTATGTCATGTGGAAGAACGTGGGCCGGCGCATAGCTCAGCACCATAATACTTGTGCCAAGCCCAGAGTCAAACCCCATGGGGTCATTTTCGGGCCACTGCTGGGCATCATTGCAGTGATTGCTGGCATCTGCATTTTCATGGTGTATCAGATCCAAGCCACCAGCTCCTCCCCGAGCCATCAAGCGTTCATTCTCTATTATTCCTACTACATTGGTTTGTTGCCTGTAATGACACTAGGAGCCTTAATTGGAACCATCACCCATGGCTTAGAAGAGAGGGAGCTGGACACGCTAAAAAACCCAACGCGAAGCCTCGATGTGGTATTGCTCATGGGAGCAGCCTTAGGCCAGATCGGCATCTCTTACTTTTCCATTGTGGCCATCGTGGCCACAGACCCGACGGATTTGTTGAACAGCATCATCCTAGCCTATTCAGTGAGCCTCATCATTCAGCACATCACCCAGAACATCTTCATTATTGAGGGGCTCCATAGAAAGCCACTGCCGGTAAATGAAGCTCGCAGCCAGGCTGAACATTCCAGGAATGGTTCTACCTCAACCCGGAGCCCACACAGTGAACACATGATTGTATCCCCTGGCTGTCGAGAGCCTGTCTCATCCACAGCCAACAAGGAGGCAGATCCAAATGAAGGGGAGAAATGCGAACGTGCTAGCGTCCCAAAATTTTGCAACCCAGAGAGAAGGCAGGACATCCGGAAAGCTTCACAGACCTATATCCAGACCTACAGCCATTTGAACTGGAAGAGGAAAGCTCTGAGAGAGATCTCTAGCTTCTTGATCATGTGCAACATCATA TTGTGGATCATGCCATCATTTGGAGCGCATCCGGTGTTTGAGAATGGAATAGAGAAATCATTTTATGGCTACTCCACCTGGTTTGTTATCGTCAATTTCGGGCTTCCCTTGGGTGTGTTCTACAGGATGCATTCCGTTGGCGATCTTCTGGAGGTGTACCAATCTGCTTGA
- the OTOP2 gene encoding proton channel OTOP2, translating to MTEVSMWQDCEIRREDSIMGSGHKDDKGSFGPDPLSPTSPIGSHKCPSPSAHSSREVWKKGGRVFSILLAINLVLLACTLVSGGAFQDVKLHDYDVFFMLIIVMLINIAWMLFYIFRTSRLQGAIPCKDNHAGPIWLRGGLVLFAVLSLIMDAFKTGYYSSYYKCLSPIRIMFPVVQGVFVITQTVFLWMSAQDCIHKHLNLTRCGLMLTLTTNLAVWMAAVTDESVHKAESKNPVANVTHRMALLMMRAASPSENCACKSQFCKIFQNGYYWLYPFNIEYSLFASAMVYVMWKNVGRLIDPHDNHIHQLKFKLFRRTYFLGTIVGFLVLVTGIAVLIVYEIQVNSKEDPKRTDQVLTMYYSFNIVCLSLMSAICIAGSIVYRFDKRDMDHHKNPTRTLDVALLMGAALGQYAISYYSIVATVASSPRDTINALNLSYSLLMLAQPTFQNIFIIEGLHRQPPEEEDKVGPQQKDIYGLTFVNMNAVSLRVPESLSALPPSTLPGLAIQTSESRRSLKASKKMNWRRRFLKEISVFLLLGNAILWIMPAFGARPQFDNKTELAFYGYPMWAAIVDICLPFGIFYRMHAVASLLEVYIMS from the exons ATGACCGAAGTATCAATGTGGCAAGACTGTGAGATCAGACGTGAGGATTCCATTATGGGCTCTGGCCACAAGGACGATAAGGGCAGCTTTGGACCTGACCCGCTATCTCCCACCTCTCCCATTGGCTCCCACAAGTGCCCATCTCCCTCAGCGCACAGCTCCAGAGAAGTCTGGAAGAAAGGAGGGCGTGTCTTCTCCATTCTACTAGCCATCAATTTGGTGCTTCTGGCCTGCACACTGGTCAGCGGTGGGGCTTTCCAAGATGTAAAGCTGCATGACTATGATGTCTTTTTCATGCTCATCATTGTGATGCTGATCAACATTGCCTGGATGCTCTTCTACATCTTCAGAACCTCCAGGCTGCAGGGTGCCATTCCTTGCAAGGACAACCATGCAGGGCCCATCTGGCTGAGAG GAGGCTTGGTCTTGTTTGCAGTCCTCTCGCTGATAATGGATGCTTTTAAGACGGGATATTATTCCAGCTACTATAAGTGCCTGTCACCCATCAGAATAATGTTTCCAGTGGTACAGGGTGTGTTTGTGATCACTCAG ACTGTCTTCCTCTGGATGTCTGCCCAAGACTGCATCCACAAGCATCTGAATCTTACCAG ATGTGGCTTGATGCTCACGTTGACCACCAACCTAGCAGTATGGATGGCGGCTGTAACAGATGAGTCAGTGCATAAGGCTGAATCAAAGAACCCAGTTGCAAATGTTACACACAGAATGG CTCTGTTAATGATGAGGGCGGCCTCGCCATCAGAAAACTGTGCCTGCAAAAGCCAATTCTGCAAGATCTTCCAGAATGGCTATTACTGGTTGTACCCCTTCAATATCGAGTACAGCCTCTTTGCTTCTGCCATGGTCTACGTCATGTGGAAGAACGTTGGCCGCCTCATTGACCCCCATGACAACCATATCCACCAGCTGAAGTTCAAGCTTTTCAGAAGGACTTACTTTTTGGGCACCATTGTGGGGTTCTTGGTCCTTGTGACGGGCATAGCGGTCCTGATTGTGTATGAGATTCAGGTGAATTCAAAGGAAGACCCTAAGAGGACCGACCAGGTGCTCACTATGTATTACAGCTTCAACATTGTTTGCCTGAGCCTGATGTCCGCCATCTGCATCGCAGGCTCCATCGTTTATAGATTTGACAAGAGGGACATGGACCATCACAAGAACCCAACCAGAACTTTGGATGTAGCATTATTGATGGGTGCAGCCTTGGGGCAATATGCCATTTCCTATTACTCTATTGTGGCCACAGTGGCCAGTTCACCAAGGGACACTATAAATGCCCTCAACTTGAGCTATTCCCTGCTGATGCTTGCTCAACccactttccaaaacattttCATCATTGAAGGCCTACACCGGCAACCCCCAGAAGAGGAAGACAAAGTTGGCCCTCAGCAGAAGGATATCTATGGGCTCACTTTTGTCAATATGAATGCAGTATCGCTCCGTGTCCCTGAGAGTTTGAGTGCCCTGCCGCCCAGCACACTGCCAGGGTTAGCCATTCAGACTTCTGAATCGAGGCGGTCCCTTAAGGCCTCCAAGAAAATGAACTGGAGAAGAAGATTCCTAAAGGAGATCTCAGTGTTCCTGCTCTTGGGGAATGCCATT CTCTGGATCATGCCAGCATTTGGAGCCCGGCCACAGTTTGACAACAAAACGGAGCTCGCATTCTACGGTTATCCCATGTGGGCTGCCATTGTGGACATCTGCCTGCCATTTGGCATCTTCTACAGAATGCATGCAGTGGCTAGCCTACTGGAAGTCTACATCATGTCTTAA